The DNA window GCCtccgctgcagcgccgcctgccgctcgTCTCGATTCGAGCTCCAGcccttgctcttcttggccttgtctgcctccgcgtccgccgagaaggcggcggcgggcgaccccGCCTTGATCTTTCCTTCGAGATTGTACCGCGAGATCAGATCTGGCTGCGCCGGCTTCTCGGGCTGTCTCGTCACCGAAgcggagctcgagctcgacgccgttTGCCCgggcggagggggcggcTGGAAGGTAACCGGGGGCTGGCAGTCGCGCGTCTGTCAGTCTCGCCCTCGCACAATGCTGCATGGCGGGTCGTGATGTAGGACCTACCGTTTCCAAGCGCCCGGCGAGGATGCGCTCTGTCGTGTTTTGTATGTTGCCTCCGTTACGCTGGAGATCCCACAGGATGCTTCTCCGCTCCGCTTGCGGGAACATTTGCTGTATCCTCTCCACGGCCGCTTCCCGGGATCGCAGGAACGCCTcgggcgacctcgtcgctctcggAACCGGCGGCCCCGAGAAGAATAGATACCGTATGATCAGACCTGACACCACCAGGATGGCTGCCAGATATGGCAGCGAGATCTGGTCGTCCGACATTATGTGTCCtgcgcagccgcgcccgccgtcaagTTCCCGCTCCTCGATGGGCCGATGCGTGGCGGTGTTGGGATCCTACGTGCTGCGAGGGTCGGCGATGTGCGCCTCGAGCGGCAGATGAAGCCGCGGGTGTGTACGTATACGTTGAGATTTCGATAGGGCAGGATCGTGGTTCCGATGCTCGTCGCTGGCTGCGATGGTTGGAGTGGTCGGGGTTGACGTGTAATCAAGGTTACGGACATGGCCTTGCGGCGGGACGCTCCGCATAAATGCTATGGTGGAACCTCGGCTAAACCGCCCCGCGCCAGACCACCTCAACCTCACGCGACAACGGCTCAAAGCGTCGGGAACTGATTCCGAAGTATCTTAGTGACACCCAAACACACCACTCCCTGTGACTGCTCACATCCAAGTTGGAAGTTCTTTGATCCAGCCACTGCCTCATCTCGAGTGCGGCTTCTCATCGTTACGGGCACGCTGGACATCAACTcatcgcatcgtcggccaCTAAGCATGTCTCACAGAGCCATACCGTCGACAAAGGGCACATTGAGCTTCATTGATCGGGAAGCAGATAAGCAACCCCCTCGGCTGGTCACGCCAGCCCGTCCGCAGCAGTAGGTCTACCCCGTATAACCCGAAAATGCATTCCAAGGCCGTCTGGCCGCCGAACCCATTCCCAATGCCGCAGCAATGCCAGTCCCCTGCCCCTACTCGTAGAGGCTGAAACGCCGATTGACCCCCGCGGACCATTCATCAAGTCACTGCAACAAGCACTGCGCAGCCTCGTTAAACATACGAGCCTCTCGTTCTCCTGCTGGCCCTCAAGCCAATGTCGGGCCTTGGGTCAGCGACGTATCTAGGTCGCCGTAGTGCAATGTGAGCTCCCTCTATATCCGTGCGTCAGTGTATGCCAGGTTTTGGAGCTGCAATTTGACCAACCCGATCCCGCCGCCAGTTGCCCGCGTCCCAGACGACGTAGTACCCTCGTTCGTGATTCGGACTCAAGATCTGCGGTGTCATGTGGTCGTCCTTGGTGAGCCATATCGCCAGCTTCTTATGCCAGCGCCAGTTTCGTGAGTGCCTGGAACGGTTAGTATACCGTTCTCTCGATCTGCGCACACCAATACTCACAGTTCCACGGCGGCCATCTGCTGCTTGATGTCGGCAGGACAGCTATAAAATATCCAGAAAAGCGTCTCCTCGTTGAAGCTCTGGATCTTGGTCTCGATTGGCTGGACGTTGGTAACGTTGTAACAATCAGGCAGCCTGAACTTTCCTGCGTCGACCGTGGGCCTGGGCGGGTGGTCATCGAAGAGGGAGTAGTTTTGAGTGGAGATGAGGCTATCTCCAGTGAGCGTGGATCGTAGCGTCGCAGTTTGATTCCGAGACTTACTCTGGGGAGGTCATGTCCAGTCCTAAAGAGCCTGGGTCCATGCCTACTACCATCGCGTGATAATCGGGATAATTGTTCATCAGAGTTCGCAAACCCTTGATACCCCACTTGTCCACCGCAGGCATCCCAGAAAGAGGGTCGACAACGTCTGCGGATTGGCtggccttgtccttctcCGACTTGCCACTCGGGTTCTCGTTTCCTATCACACCCAAGCTACCCCGTGCGTCAGTGGCTTGCGAGCCAGCATCGGCACCTAAGGGAGTTTTGCTGAACCCGTCATCTCGAAACAAAGACTGGGGTTGCTTTCCTTCTGCCGTCCGAGATGCATCAAGTGGGGTCAGCACAGTATTTGGAGTCAACGTGGATATCGACGCACCTAGCGGTCCGACTCCCGGCGGTGTTCGCGCTTCGCTTGCTCGACTGTTGGCAGACAGTGCATTCAACAGGCCGTTACCCCGGTGTGCCTGACTTTGCCCCGAGCCAGGAGCCTGAGGACCGAATCCTACTGATGGCAGGTCAGCGCTGTCACTTCGTCCATTCTCTCTGTCGACAGctcggcgcagcaggcggagGCCAACGTTACTGGGAAAATAACGCCATGGAATGGCAGACTTGGCCCATACGCCACTGGGATACAACGAACCTTGGCTAGATTGCAATCTCGATGTCGAGGGAGGGGTAAAGATGTCGTCCTGGCCTTGTTGAGATGATATCGGCGTCGACTGGTTGCGCTGACCAGGACCGCTTGGGTTTCGGGAGCCCGCATTTGACCATGCTTGGCTAGCGCTGTTGAGCTGCGGTGTCGTTGACAATGACGGAAACTCGCTGTGACAAGTCGTCGGTTAGCCGGTTACTCATCCGTTCTCTGGAGGAAACGAATACTGATCGATGGGTTGTCATAAAACAGCATGCGAATAAAGTATGAAGCGATGTACCCCTTGACCACAGCAGAGTAGGCTAGACCCTTGGATGGGTCGGCAGAGCTCCCCTGGTGTGCCATGTTGTTGGCCCTGTTGACAAGCCGGGCTTTCTTGGGCATGGCGAAAGTGCACGACGAGAGCTCGCCGTTGGGGGCATGAAGTGTTGGGCAACGGACAGAAACAGAGCAGAGTGGCAGGTACGTACGTGGGATCCAAAGGAGTGGCAGGCTGCGACCCGCTCAAGCTTTGGGCAAAGCTAACGTTGCCGCCCAGCTGGCGGCCCTGGTTGAACCCAGCACCGCCCATGGGGACTCCCCCCCCGAAAGCCCAGCCCGAATTGCTATTGTTCACTGTGCCCCAACGAATTCGGTCAGCCGTCATtcactggccgccgccaggcgtGGACTGAAGACGGGGTCGATGAGCAAGTACCTAACTTCCCGTTCGGCAACCGGCTAGAGACCGACCTGCCCGGTTGTTGAGGTTGTTGCTGGCCCCCAAAGTTGCCAGGCATTCCCCGTATTGTCTGCGGTACCGCACCTATCGTTGCCAGCCGGAGTCAGCATCGACTTCTTCATGATTGCGCGTAGCTCAGCCTCGGGTGCCCATGCATGCGCCAGCGACGCTTGACGCGCTACTCGCGGGCCACTCTAGGCGACGCAGTCTCGAGTGCACCTTGTACGTTATCGGTCGCATCGGTCGAAGCACCAATGCATCGAGCACTGTCCATAGCAGCCACGCCATGCCTCGCCctgcgctcctcggccatgcctggctcgacggcaccgtagcagcagccagaAATTTGTCGAGAATCGTCGCGCAGACCGAGCCTCGGCGCAGGCAATGCCTTATCGACGTAGCCATCTGCTCAGGCCTGGCGTCGGGTGTGTTGGCTCGAAGCAGGTGCATCGGACGTTGCGGTATTGCGGTTTCGAGGCTGAGGCCACACGAGAAGATCTGGGTTGGTCCTACCTGGCCGATTCATGATTGCTCTGGATCGCGCGGGCGGTGGCTTGGCCCGTTGCGCAAATGACGTCTAGCGTACGGTGCGACTTCCGCCTTCGGGTTCGAGTTCGCTGGATCGTGTGCTTCGTTGTTGCAGCAGAGCGACGTGTTGTGCAttgcgtcgtcgaggtcgagggcaGGCTGGTGCTACCAAGGCTTGAGCCGTTCGctggcgccgtggccggaaACAAGTGGGTCCGTCCCGAAATGCGCCATTCGGCCAATCACGCCGGCTTTCGCGCCACTCGAGGCTGAAGGCGGATGGATACGCATGTTAGGCAGTTGCTGCTGGTTTGCGGCGACAATGTCGACTGTCACCTGCCCAAGTAACTCAATCGTTCCAGCTCATCTTGCCGCTATGGGCATCACCAGCCACAAAAAGGAAGGGAAATCCGTGGCATTTTATTGCACCACTCGTCTAAAACTGGACTCGAAATCTACATCACCCACCTTTCTACCGATGAAGATGATCTTTCCCTCCTGACCCGGTGAGGCAGGCGCGCCGTCTGGGGCGTCGATCAGCTCAAACACTTCCCGCACGCCTTGCATCATCTTGACCTCGCCATTCTGAAGCACAATGCGACCCTTGGACCGGTGAATCTCGAAGTCGTTCTCTCCATCTCTGCCTGGAAGCTGGTTATCCCACAGCACAGACCGCAGCCAGCGGTCGACAGCCTCCAGCTGATCCGGGCGCAGTCTAGGCACGGGTATCGATATGGTAGATATCGTCTAGGACGCGTCAGATTCCTTCCGCCCCGTGACGTAAGCAGAGACGTACCGGGTCTAGGTGGCTATGGCCCTTAATCCTGGCCTCTGCCTCGTTGAACTGGTCATATGCATGTAGATCTAGCAGGAATCCCTCCAGATGGGGGACTGCACTCTTCTCGGTGACGTGAACCTTGGCAAGGCCGTTGATGGACTCTATCCTCTCCCTCACCCTTTGAAGCTCTTCCGGGCTGACGAGGTCTGATTtgttgatgacgatgacatcGGCGTGTGAGATTTGCACGTGGGCCGTAGTCATCAAAGggccgtggtcgtcgtggtgaTCATGCCCCTCAACCTTGCCGCtggggtcgtcgaggctgcgcaGGATGTTCTTGGCATCCACCAGGGTAACAATGCCGTCGAGGTATATCGTGCTCCCcaggccatcgtcgacccAGAATAAGGGCGCCAGGTTGCCTGGGTCAGCAAGGCCGGTCGTCTCAAGGAGAATGTAGTCGAAGGCACCCTTCTTCTCCATTAGAGACTCGATTGCATTCACCCCCGTGTCTCTGGCAACGCTGTCAGCCGCATACGTAAGGCAGAGGAAGGCTATACGCACTTAACAGAGCAACATATGCAACCATTGCCGACTTCGAGCCATTCTTCAACTTTCTCGTCACCCTTGTTGACGGTCAAGGACTTTTCGATGTCGAGTGCTGGGTGGGTTTCAAGTCAGACACGCGTCCCCGTTGCCAGCTTTCCAGTTTCCCATGCTTACAATCCCCGAATTCTGCTCGCTCAGTGTCAGTGAATGCCTGAGGCTAGATTGTGAGGGGTCTCGGACCATTCATAATGACGGCGATCTTCTTGCCATGCTCCGCCGTGAGGATGTAGTTGAGCAACGTTGTCTTGCCGGCTCCGAGGTAGCCTGTACGACGACCATGAATGTGAGTCGGACGCGCATTGTTTCGCGATTTGTACAGGCTGTCATACCAGTTACTATCGTGATCGGGACTTTGATAGTGAGCTCCTCTTCTGAAGCCGCGACGGCAGTGTCAACGAGCTGCGGCGGTACGTCATCGTCAAGATCCAtgggcggcccaggcgttgcgcgccgtcggctAAGACGGGGCCGAGAATGAATGGCAAGTGAGGATAAAAGTGCCTTCAGTTTCGCCTTACTCAAGAGGCCCTCCGTGAAAGagcgggcgatggcgcgaATGAGTGGGAGAAAATGTTGATTCTACTGGTTTGGGTGCTTTCGAGATCCATAGGTGCCTCCAGAGAGAGCCGGTCCTAGGCGGCTGCAGTGGGTTTCCGGGGCGTTGGCACTGGACGCTGGCGgcaatggatggatgctccCGGTGCTTCAGCCACTAAGATCCGCCTTTCCTCTGACACCTCATGCAGCAATCCAAGAGTTACCCCAATTTCAGGTTACCTCAGCAAGCAGGAAGCTCTGTCAGGTTCCATGCCAGCCATCCGGCAGGCACCCAGCAGCCTCAGCAGGCGTTCCTTCACCGTGTCCACGGTACCAAAGTACCTTGCCTTATTAGCGCCGGGTCAAGCTACCTTGCGCAGCAGCCTGGAGGTCAACACCCACGGGCCATCACCAGCTTCACCTCCTCTCCCAAACAAATTCCTTCTCGTcatctccccccccccccccccccagaaACAGCGCACGCGCCGTGCCGCACTACCAAACAACATGGCGCTGGCACCAAGCTCGCCGCGTCTGCcgagccccccgccgccggccgagatcCAAATCGGCCCAAAGAGTCcctctggcggcgcggcggccagcccaGAGCCAACGCAGATGGAGCAGACGGTCCTCGATGACcactcgcggcggcgcataCACCCGGGCACCAAGGCTGCCGACATGGCGGCCGGGCCTCCCCTAGTTCCTCTGAATGAAGTATGCCGATCTGCTCTTCTCCATCAtgcgaggtggacgagcgACCAAGAAGAGGAACAGTTGCTGACAGTTTACGCCCGGGGCAGCTCGACTCCGCCTTCCAGCTTCAGGAGCACCTCGCCGCACTGCACTATCACCACACGGCCTCCGGCACCCAGGCGTTGACCCGCGCCTCTGCCCTCCAGCTtgcgcaaccgccgccgggTATCGACCGAACACTATGGCTCTACGAGCTCTGCCGCTTCCTCATCTCGCAGTGCAActccctcatcgtcggcttCCTCTTCGACACGCCTCCCTGCAGCGCCAACACTTGCCCCGAGATGCGTGCCTCCGAGTGGCAGTTCCTCTGCGCCGTACACGAGCAGCCCaagagctgctgcgccaTCGACTATTGCTGTCACACCCTCGACTGGGCGGCCAACGTCGTGTCAGACCAGAAAATCTTCCCTAGCCGCTTTGTCGTCCTCAACGACCCCCATAGCAAGAATTTCGGTATCAAAAGCCTGGTCAACGTCTTCCGGAGATTGCACCGCATCTTCGCACATGCCTGGTTCCAGCACCGCAGCGTCTTTTGGACCGTCGAGGGGCAGACCGGGCTCTACGTCTTCTTCAAGACCGTCTGCGACTTGTACGACTTGTTGCCTGCCGAGAACTACAAACTCCCACCTGAAGCCGAAGGTCTGGACGGCCTCCAGCAGGAGCAAGAGGTCGAGAATCCTCCTCCGTCCATTTTAAAGCCATCGCCTTctcagcagcggcaaggcggccctgaagatgacgggctgcaccccagcagccgcaccAACACTCGAAGGCATATTAGGAGCAGCCCTTCGACGGGGAGCGCGGTGACGACCGTAATGGAATCTGACGAAGAGGAAACAGACGCTGTGTCCAGTAAGATGGAAGATATGCACATCTCGGCGCCACATGGCGAAGATGAAGACTCCGAGGTGGCAGAGGTCCCAGTCATTGTCGACCACTCCGCAATGGAGTCATCCACGCGACGAAACACGTCCATACACGAGCCGACACAAGAGCACACAAAGTCGGAATCCGTGTCAGGCCCCGATGCGACAGTCGTAGAAGTCGAGCCTGAGCATGACGAGCCGCAGATCGAGCCCTTGCAGCCGGACAACACCGCTGACTCACCCGAGGACATGACGCCTGTGGAGGCCCCCACGGCCAGTGAGGATGCCAAGGCAGATGACAAGGCAGAAGCGGCACccgtcgaggaaggcgccgagccgccaaccgacgaggccgccgaaTCACCAAAAGAGACAGCAGCAGAGACAAGCGAGGATGCAAAGCTCACCGAAGATAAGCCCGAGGCTGAGACACAGTAGCGGCGAGACAAGTTGGAGGAAACGTAGTAACGCAGGCACGGCATTATACCCCTCAAGGAGAACCACGTACGAGTGCCTCATTGGAAGACGGCCTGGGACTGACGTAGGCTGGGCGGGTGAGCACTTCGGCCAATATCCAGTGATGATTGGgaaacggcggcgaggagtATCCGTGTTTGTATATTAGCGCGGCGGGACGAATCTGTCCCATGTGTATGACACTTGTAACGAATGGCACAGTGCGTGCCGTACGGATTGTAAAGAGCTCCTCTCGTGACGCCGTTGCAGGTACTCAATGCGAGAGCAAAGGGCAACTTTAGTGTTGGCTTGAATGCATCCCTTCCTTCCCCTTGATAGATGAAACGTCATCTTATCACCTGTCATATAGAACTCCCATCACCGATTCCTGTCGCCTCACCCACCCAGACCTGAATTCATCGCTTTCGTCGAAATTTTTCCGATCATGCAAGTCCGCAATGTCCGCGCCCAAGGCGTAGTGATGCCGACCATGATGTAGGAAGGCATGATATGAGCTCGCGTGTCGCAGCAAAGCTAAGCCGGCTGCCAGTAGTCGAACACTTTTGTTTGCATTCTCTCAGGTGAGGCATTTCAATCGGCAACTCCCTTCTAACCAAGTGTATTGCATTCAGGACGTCTCGAATATCTGGCGAGGTCTCACTAAGCTCTGTCGTAGGAGAGCCTCCTGCCGCCATATGCTGTGGACGCGGACCCAACTCAAAACTTTCGTGACATGGGAGCGGCTAAGCCTGGGCTCTGATTTGGTCAATGGCCAGTAGATTCGCCGGCTTTGACTTGCGCATCAGGCTCGGCGAGGCCTACTTCCAGCTTGGCGAAAAGATGCCTTACTTCTCGAATGTTCTCCTGCTGCGCATTCACAGCTGCCGCGTTTCGGTCGTCTGCGAATGCGCGTATATTCTGCAGGACGGGAGTCAACCCAGCGTCATTGGGAAGCCACCAACGCGCACACGAAGGGTCACGGAACACCTGTGCCATCTTGATCCGGCGTGCCGTGGGATGTATACACCTGTTGCTGATGTCAGGATCGCAGTGCTCTCCGTGGATGCGCTTTGTGCGGGAAAACTTACCCCAGCATGTCAAGAAGGGCAAACTTGCGCCGAATCCACATTTGATGGCGCATATCATGCGGCAGAAAGAGGGCCGCGATGGATATGCATGGCTGCAGCGAGATCAAGGCTCCTTTAGGCTTCAGGGGCCAAAACTCCACGGACTCGAAATATTGACATGCGACGTAGGCGTGCTGCCCTATCTCCTCAAACAGTTGCGACTGTGGAGTATCAATGGACTGCGATAGGTGCATGATGAAGATTGAGTGCCACTCGGCCGTAAtaagggtggtggtgaataGAGGCGGCTTGAACAAGATCCCTTTTTCGTACGGATCCACGATATCTTCAACATCAAGTGGTCTTTGGTAAGAGAAGTCGGTGACGAGATAGGCCGGGTCTGTCAGTGCTGGGTCCCAACTGCTCTTCCAATCCAAGAGCCTTTGCGTTATCTGCTCATGGCTTTCGCGAAAGCCTTCAGGAGATATTTGCCCTCGACTGCCGCGAGCGTACAGCATAGACATGTCGTAACTTATCATTCTCAGTCTGGAAGAGCGCTCATCTGCCTTCCAGCGCACGTTTCCCGTTTCCACTGCAGCATGGCTCTGGCTATAGCTTACCATGACTTCAAACCATTCGCGAGGAAGCTCCGTAGGAAACCCGCCCATGATGGCGACGTAGTTGTCGTATCGACTGTACCAGTTTAAACAGGCGCGACCAACAGGAGTGAGCATGACCGTCTCTGGCGTGAAGACCTTTGTGATGATTTCAAGCGCGGCTTTCTGATGGCCCATCAAGTTCACCCAGTCACCCAAAAATTCCTATTGTAGTGGTTAGCACACTTGCTAACTGAGGCCGGCACAGCGCGTGAACTTACGTCCATGGTTGCAAGCTGCAGAATTGTGACAAGAACCGGGACATTGTTGGTCTCCTTTCGTTTGATACAGTCAAGCAGAAGTGTGACGCTTCTGTTGTAATACCCCAGGAAGTCTTGAAGCTGCCCGTTTGGATTCTCCAGCGTTGCATGGTACGCCGAGAAGCCGACTAGGGCGTATAGCAGCGGCTCGTGGTTGATGGCGAGGCTGGGCATGATCGTCCCGAAAaaggcatcgccgtcgttggcCAGGCTGTAATGGTAATTTGTGATGTTGTCGACATAGTAGGTAAGGTGGTGCTGAAAGTCGGGGGGGAGATGTGACCAATCTGTGCGTCCACCTGAACTAGGAAGATCGCACGACTGTCTTGTAGCGACACTGATGCTTCCAGCAGTAGAAGTCGAGGGGGAGGACAAGACCTGAACACCGTCTTCGATCAGGCCTTCGGAGCCCTGTCGTTCATGAGGCAACCCGCAGGATTCTACTGGCTGGGAATGTGGTCCGGGAGCCTGCTGAAGCGCATCCTCGGATTCATCGTCATCGTAAATCGTCTCGAGCTGGTTACTTGATTCGCGATCATCTTCATCGCCTTCGTTCGACGAACTGGGGCTCGCCTTGCAGGTGGAACTTTGCATCTCTTTAGATTTGCCGGGGCCTGGCGCACCCTTGGGGCCGGGCGGATCTGGATAAATACATTCACGGTTGCCTTTTTTGCAGCCTAAAAATCGATTTAGCTGTTGAGGAATTGGAAGCGCGCCATAGTACAAGGTCAAGCCAGACACTTACGTTCGCATATGGGTCGTGTCTCGTCGCACTGTGAAAACTACCATCAGCAACGAGACTCCAAGCCTCACAGATATTGGCGTCCCGACATACCTTGACCCGCCTGCTTCTACACATGAAGCACCCTGATCGCGTTCTTCGATGCTTGACGTGATCTGTTCCATTGCCGACAGTAGCTGCTACCTTCCTGCGACCCTTCGACGGCTTGGGTGTGTTCGGGAAAGTGGGCTCGGGAAAGCTTCTGATATATCCAAGACGCTGCGTGCTTTGGTatgcgagggcggcgggatTTCCCTGCGTGGAAATAAGTCCGCCGGGCAGCTGTGGGCTGTGCTGGAAACCTGCAGGAGAGTAGTCCTCCACCCCTGACATGGATGTCAGGAAATGGTGATAGTAGTCGCCCATCGAGACCGGTTGTTGACCCAAAGCAGTTGACTCGAGGGTCCACCGAAGAACTTCAGAGGCTGAAGTACGGTTGTTGTGATGTATGTTTCATGCTCAGCCCAATAAGGAATAAGCGACCGGTCAGAAAGTTCAGCTTGAATCAAAATCAAAACAACAGCCTCATAAAGGAACCTGTGCAGTCCAGATATAGGAAAGTAGCACCCGTCCGCGGCGACAGGGAAGGTCGACAGAGGTGGACAGAGCCACGTCGTGTCTGATGGAGCCGAATGATGGCCCGGTTGCAACGGGCCCCGTTGAGATATTGCGGTAATGCCCGTGTCCGGAGAAGCCCTGATGATCACCGGCAGTGGAATGGCGCGTAGCAAACGCGGCTTAGAAACGCTGCTCAGCCGGCGGGAAACTTCTGGTTGCGGCTCGACTCATCGAGGTGATCCAATTCCTAATCAACCAAGCGTCGGAATCCGCGTTCACCCACATCGGATGAATCCCGCGAGCAAAGTCCTAAGTTGTAGGGCGATGGTGACCAAATCAAGACGCACCAGCCTACCAACGGCAGATCTCAGGGGAGCGTGCAGGAAGTGGCGTTTTCAGAGGCCATGAAGCGCGATGGCTGTCGAGTCGGTTGTTGCTGTTGACTAGGAATATAACAAAGGGGCTGTATAGCCTAGACGCAACTCAGCCCAGATTAAGACGTGTCGTTGCAAGACAGGATCCGCCAGTGAAATCTTGGAACCACGTGGTTTCCAAAGTGGGCAAGCGGCAATCGGCGAAGCCAGGGGTCACGAGATATCTCGGGGGACGGGGCTGTTTCTCTCAACTTCTCTCAGTCAAGAGCAGGAGGATGCCAGAGAGACGGCTTGTTGGTCCCGAGAAAAACCGAGAAAAACGAATAACTTGCGGGGATCCCTGGCCGGCGCTCTCTGTGTGCTGAGGATTAAAGTAAGAGGGAGCCGCCGATGAAGCAGGCGGCACGGGCCAGTGGATCTGTAGAAAGAAGGGTCAGAGACCTGAAGCAGCAGAACTGTGGTGCTGTGTTTCTTGGAGGTCAATACGGTCATGGATGTTCCTGGGGAGCTGAATATGTAACTTAAGACTGCAGACAGGGTGgtgggcggagggggggtAGGGGGATAAcagccacacacacaccttGGCTTGTTCCGGAATTCGCAGAGATTCTGGAGGCAAGGAGGGCACTGGCGTGTGTGCTCGCATTTGGGGCCCCTTTCGGGGAGAATGGATCTCGCTCCTCGTTGTGTTTGGTGCGGCGATGTGCCGTCAATGCCTCCGCAAGCTACGCCTATTCAACATGTTCAGGGCAGTGTGCCAAGTAAGGCCCGTCACGAGACTTGTGCGGGACGAGACTGGACCTGAACGAATGCCGCGAACAGTTTTGAAGACTAGATGGGGCCGTAACCCAGTCCTTTGGTACCCTTCGCAGCCTGAAGGTAATGTGGCTCGGGTTCCAAACACCCTTTCCTCGTTGAATATATCGGGGCCCCGGAACGAGCAAGTGATCTTCGCCTGAAGATATTTTGATTTTTGACAACGCTAGATTGGCCACAGGCAGGGGGCTCAGCGGGTATCCCATGTGCACGTACTTGTAGAATCCGGGCTCATCCTCAAACGCTCCGTCAAGGGCAGTACTTCCTACATGTGTGTAGTAGTACTGATGACGAGCAGGGGTCCCAGATGACTGCGGCCAAGTGGGTGCGACGCTGCCTGGTGCGGTTTGTGGTGCTCCACACATCCCAgggagcgccagcgccaggtGGAGACGGCTGGGGTTGGTCGAAGGCGTTGTTGGTCATGCACCCAcgccgtgccatgccatgccatcctccAAAACACGGGGTTCCTGTCCAGTGTCGTGTTACCTGccactggccgccgccgcgcgtaCAACCGTAACGCAAAGGTGGCAGCAGTCGTTCGAGTAAGCAGGCGCGTGGGACCAGACAGCATATGGGCGTCAGCCTTGACATGCGCGCAACGCTGGGGTGCCAGGTCAATCGCACGGCGCAGCTTTGAAGACGCCTTTCCCGCGGGATCTCCATAAAAACGGgccagcggcaccgccgcccgactcCGAGCATATTGGCCGAACCTTGTCCACAATGTGGAGGGGTCAAGACGGTGCCCGAAGTCGCCGAAAGCCCCGTgtgctgggcgtcgtcgagcgcggctACTAACTTACCGACGAGCACCGAATGCGAGCAATATCCATCACGGTCGGAAGCGCAGCGCGCATGTCGCGCTTCCATGATTCGTGGCCCTTTTGTCTAGCGCCGATGTGTATCCGTAGAGCCAGAGCTTGTGcctccccatcctccccTGGAGAGATCGCAGGCGTGCGGCTGGCCAGGACACGTCCGCCTGTGCAACGAAGTTCAGGTTCGTCGACAGCAAGCTCCACAAGGCGGGCAGAGAAAAGCGCTTGATCCGTGCCACAGGCTTGCAGTTCCCCATTCCGAAATTGG is part of the Purpureocillium takamizusanense chromosome 7, complete sequence genome and encodes:
- a CDS encoding uncharacterized protein (EggNog:ENOG503Q5D8~COG:D~COG:K), which translates into the protein MNRPGAVPQTIRGMPGNFGGQQQPQQPGRSVSSRLPNGKLVNNSNSGWAFGGGVPMGGAGFNQGRQLGGNVSFAQSLSGSQPATPLDPTEFPSLSTTPQLNSASQAWSNAGSRNPSGPGQRNQSTPISSQQGQDDIFTPPSTSRLQSSQVGFGPQAPGSGQSQAHRGNGLLNALSANSRASEARTPPGVGPLEGKQPQSLFRDDGFSKTPLGADAGSQATDARGSLGVIGNENPSGKSEKDKASQSADVVDPLSGMPAVDKWGIKGLRTLMNNYPDYHAMVVGMDPGSLGLDMTSPDLISTQNYSLFDDHPPRPTVDAGKFRLPDCYNVTNVQPIETKIQSFNEETLFWIFYSCPADIKQQMAAVELHSRNWRWHKKLAIWLTKDDHMTPQILSPNHERGYYVVWDAGNWRRDRVGQIAAPKPGIH
- a CDS encoding uncharacterized protein (EggNog:ENOG503NUR3~COG:D~COG:H~COG:K), with product MNRPGAVPQTIRGMPGNFGGQQQPQQPGRSVSSRLPNGKLVNNSNSGWAFGGGVPMGGAGFNQGRQLGGNVSFAQSLSGSQPATPLDPTEFPSLSTTPQLNSASQAWSNAGSRNPSGPGQRNQSTPISSQQGQDDIFTPPSTSRLQSSQGSLYPSGVWAKSAIPWRYFPSNVGLRLLRRAVDRENGRSDSADLPSVGFGPQAPGSGQSQAHRGNGLLNALSANSRASEARTPPGVGPLEGKQPQSLFRDDGFSKTPLGADAGSQATDARGSLGVIGNENPSGKSEKDKASQSADVVDPLSGMPAVDKWGIKGLRTLMNNYPDYHAMVVGMDPGSLGLDMTSPDLISTQNYSLFDDHPPRPTVDAGKFRLPDCYNVTNVQPIETKIQSFNEETLFWIFYSCPADIKQQMAAVELHSRNWRWHKKLAIWLTKDDHMTPQILSPNHERGYYVVWDAGNWRRDRRELTLHYGDLDTSLTQGPTLA
- a CDS encoding uncharacterized protein (EggNog:ENOG503Q5D8~COG:D~COG:K); the protein is MAEERRARHGVAAMDSARCIGASTDATDNVQGAVPQTIRGMPGNFGGQQQPQQPGRSVSSRLPNGKLVNNSNSGWAFGGGVPMGGAGFNQGRQLGGNVSFAQSLSGSQPATPLDPTEFPSLSTTPQLNSASQAWSNAGSRNPSGPGQRNQSTPISSQQGQDDIFTPPSTSRLQSSQGFGPQAPGSGQSQAHRGNGLLNALSANSRASEARTPPGVGPLEGKQPQSLFRDDGFSKTPLGADAGSQATDARGSLGVIGNENPSGKSEKDKASQSADVVDPLSGMPAVDKWGIKGLRTLMNNYPDYHAMVVGMDPGSLGLDMTSPDLISTQNYSLFDDHPPRPTVDAGKFRLPDCYNVTNVQPIETKIQSFNEETLFWIFYSCPADIKQQMAAVELHSRNWRWHKKLAIWLTKDDHMTPQILSPNHERGYYVVWDAGNWRRDRVGQIAAPKPGIH
- a CDS encoding uncharacterized protein (COG:S~TransMembrane:1 (o6-27i)~EggNog:ENOG503P42X) translates to MSDDQISLPYLAAILVVSGLIIRYLFFSGPPVPRATRSPEAFLRSREAAVERIQQMFPQAERRSILWDLQRNGGNIQNTTERILAGRLETPPVTFQPPPPPGQTASSSSSASVTRQPEKPAQPDLISRYNLEGKIKAGSPAAAFSADAEADKAKKSKGWSSNRDERQAALQRRRDEMILAARRKMEAKMAAEKVTQAD
- a CDS encoding uncharacterized protein (EggNog:ENOG503NUR3~COG:D~COG:H~COG:K), which encodes MTADRIRWGTVNNSNSGWAFGGGVPMGGAGFNQGRQLGGNVSFAQSLSGSQPATPLDPTEFPSLSTTPQLNSASQAWSNAGSRNPSGPGQRNQSTPISSQQGQDDIFTPPSTSRLQSSQVGFGPQAPGSGQSQAHRGNGLLNALSANSRASEARTPPGVGPLEGKQPQSLFRDDGFSKTPLGADAGSQATDARGSLGVIGNENPSGKSEKDKASQSADVVDPLSGMPAVDKWGIKGLRTLMNNYPDYHAMVVGMDPGSLGLDMTSPDLISTQNYSLFDDHPPRPTVDAGKFRLPDCYNVTNVQPIETKIQSFNEETLFWIFYSCPADIKQQMAAVELHSRNWRWHKKLAIWLTKDDHMTPQILSPNHERGYYVVWDAGNWRRDRRELTLHYGDLDTSLTQGPTLA